One genomic window of Trichomycterus rosablanca isolate fTriRos1 chromosome 1, fTriRos1.hap1, whole genome shotgun sequence includes the following:
- the tnnt2c gene encoding troponin T2c, cardiac isoform X9, producing the protein MSDTEEIEEEEEKGEDAEEPEEDSKPKPKMFLPNMAPPKLPDGEKVDFDDLHRKRLEKDYNELQSLIETHFTSRQKEEDELVALKTRIERRRADRAEQQRIRTERERERQARLAEERARREEEAAKLRAEEDAKKKKLLTNKGYGGYLQKVEQKKGKKLTEREKKTKALMERRKPLNIDHLNQEKLTEKARDLWQWLQQLHAEKFDLAEKLKRQKYDVNVLRNRVNDHQRYSKTNKTSRKSWK; encoded by the exons ATGTCTGACACTGAGGAGATT gaggaagaagaagaaaagggGGAGGATGCGGAGGAACCAGAAGAAGACTCCAAGCCTAAGCCCAAGATGTTTCTCCCAAACATGGCCCCCCCAAAGCTGCCTGATGGCGAAAAAGTGGATTTTGATGACCTTCATCGCAAGCGTCTTGAGAAGGACTACAATGAACTGCAGAGCCTTATCGAGACCCATTTTACCAGTAGACAGAAGGAGGAAGATGAGCTGGTGGCGCTGAAAACCCGTATCGAGCGGCGCCGTGCAGATCGTGCTGAGCAACAGCGTATCCGAACTGAACGCGAACGTGAAAGGCAGGCTCGTCTGGCTGAGGAAAGAGCGAGACGTGAAGAAGAGGCAGCCAAACTCAGAGCCGAGGAGGATGCCAAGAAGAAGAAACTCCTTACCAACAAAGGATATGGGGGCTACTTGCAGAAGGTTGAGCAAAAGAAGGGCAAGAAGCTTACAGAGCGTGAGAAGAAGACAAAAGCCCTAATGGAGCGCCGAAAGCCACTCAACATCGACCACCTCAACCAAGAGAAGCTGACTGAGAAGGCCCGGGATCTCTGGCAGTGGCTGCAGCAGCTCCATGCTGAGAAGTTTGACCTGGCCGAGAAACTTAAGAGGCAGAAGTATGATGTCAATGTGCTGCGCAACAGAGTCAATGATCATCAGAGGTACAGCAAGACAAACAAGACCTCCAGAAAGTCCTGGAAGTAA
- the tnnt2c gene encoding troponin T2c, cardiac isoform X1: protein MSDTEEIVEEYEEEEEEEENVEEAPLIEHEEKELAEEEEEEEEEKGEDAEEPEEDSKPKPKMFLPNMAPPKLPDGEKVDFDDLHRKRLEKDYNELQSLIETHFTSRQKEEDELVALKTRIERRRADRAEQQRIRTERERERQARLAEERARREEEAAKLRAEEDAKKKKLLTNKGYGGYLQKVEQKKGKKLTEREKKTKALMERRKPLNIDHLNQEKLTEKARDLWQWLQQLHAEKFDLAEKLKRQKYDVNVLRNRVNDHQRYSKTNKTSRKSWK from the coding sequence ATGTCTGACACTGAGGAGATTGTGGAGGAGTacgaggaggaagaagaagaagaggagaaTGTAGAGGAAGCCCCTCTGATTGAGCATGAGGAGAAGGAGCTGGCagaggaagaagaggaggaagaagaagaaaagggGGAGGATGCGGAGGAACCAGAAGAAGACTCCAAGCCTAAGCCCAAGATGTTTCTCCCAAACATGGCCCCCCCAAAGCTGCCTGATGGCGAAAAAGTGGATTTTGATGACCTTCATCGCAAGCGTCTTGAGAAGGACTACAATGAACTGCAGAGCCTTATCGAGACCCATTTTACCAGTAGACAGAAGGAGGAAGATGAGCTGGTGGCGCTGAAAACCCGTATCGAGCGGCGCCGTGCAGATCGTGCTGAGCAACAGCGTATCCGAACTGAACGCGAACGTGAAAGGCAGGCTCGTCTGGCTGAGGAAAGAGCGAGACGTGAAGAAGAGGCAGCCAAACTCAGAGCCGAGGAGGATGCCAAGAAGAAGAAACTCCTTACCAACAAAGGATATGGGGGCTACTTGCAGAAGGTTGAGCAAAAGAAGGGCAAGAAGCTTACAGAGCGTGAGAAGAAGACAAAAGCCCTAATGGAGCGCCGAAAGCCACTCAACATCGACCACCTCAACCAAGAGAAGCTGACTGAGAAGGCCCGGGATCTCTGGCAGTGGCTGCAGCAGCTCCATGCTGAGAAGTTTGACCTGGCCGAGAAACTTAAGAGGCAGAAGTATGATGTCAATGTGCTGCGCAACAGAGTCAATGATCATCAGAGGTACAGCAAGACAAACAAGACCTCCAGAAAGTCCTGGAAGTAA
- the tnnt2c gene encoding troponin T2c, cardiac isoform X8, producing the protein MSDTEEIVEEYEEEEEEEENEPEEDSKPKPKMFLPNMAPPKLPDGEKVDFDDLHRKRLEKDYNELQSLIETHFTSRQKEEDELVALKTRIERRRADRAEQQRIRTERERERQARLAEERARREEEAAKLRAEEDAKKKKLLTNKGYGGYLQKVEQKKGKKLTEREKKTKALMERRKPLNIDHLNQEKLTEKARDLWQWLQQLHAEKFDLAEKLKRQKYDVNVLRNRVNDHQRYSKTNKTSRKSWK; encoded by the exons ATGTCTGACACTGAGGAGATTGTGGAGGAGTacgaggaggaagaagaagaagaggagaaT GAACCAGAAGAAGACTCCAAGCCTAAGCCCAAGATGTTTCTCCCAAACATGGCCCCCCCAAAGCTGCCTGATGGCGAAAAAGTGGATTTTGATGACCTTCATCGCAAGCGTCTTGAGAAGGACTACAATGAACTGCAGAGCCTTATCGAGACCCATTTTACCAGTAGACAGAAGGAGGAAGATGAGCTGGTGGCGCTGAAAACCCGTATCGAGCGGCGCCGTGCAGATCGTGCTGAGCAACAGCGTATCCGAACTGAACGCGAACGTGAAAGGCAGGCTCGTCTGGCTGAGGAAAGAGCGAGACGTGAAGAAGAGGCAGCCAAACTCAGAGCCGAGGAGGATGCCAAGAAGAAGAAACTCCTTACCAACAAAGGATATGGGGGCTACTTGCAGAAGGTTGAGCAAAAGAAGGGCAAGAAGCTTACAGAGCGTGAGAAGAAGACAAAAGCCCTAATGGAGCGCCGAAAGCCACTCAACATCGACCACCTCAACCAAGAGAAGCTGACTGAGAAGGCCCGGGATCTCTGGCAGTGGCTGCAGCAGCTCCATGCTGAGAAGTTTGACCTGGCCGAGAAACTTAAGAGGCAGAAGTATGATGTCAATGTGCTGCGCAACAGAGTCAATGATCATCAGAGGTACAGCAAGACAAACAAGACCTCCAGAAAGTCCTGGAAGTAA
- the tnnt2c gene encoding troponin T2c, cardiac isoform X12, producing the protein MSDTEEIEPEEDSKPKPKMFLPNMAPPKLPDGEKVDFDDLHRKRLEKDYNELQSLIETHFTSRQKEEDELVALKTRIERRRADRAEQQRIRTERERERQARLAEERARREEEAAKLRAEEDAKKKKLLTNKGYGGYLQKVEQKKGKKLTEREKKTKALMERRKPLNIDHLNQEKLTEKARDLWQWLQQLHAEKFDLAEKLKRQKYDVNVLRNRVNDHQRYSKTNKTSRKSWK; encoded by the exons ATGTCTGACACTGAGGAGATT GAACCAGAAGAAGACTCCAAGCCTAAGCCCAAGATGTTTCTCCCAAACATGGCCCCCCCAAAGCTGCCTGATGGCGAAAAAGTGGATTTTGATGACCTTCATCGCAAGCGTCTTGAGAAGGACTACAATGAACTGCAGAGCCTTATCGAGACCCATTTTACCAGTAGACAGAAGGAGGAAGATGAGCTGGTGGCGCTGAAAACCCGTATCGAGCGGCGCCGTGCAGATCGTGCTGAGCAACAGCGTATCCGAACTGAACGCGAACGTGAAAGGCAGGCTCGTCTGGCTGAGGAAAGAGCGAGACGTGAAGAAGAGGCAGCCAAACTCAGAGCCGAGGAGGATGCCAAGAAGAAGAAACTCCTTACCAACAAAGGATATGGGGGCTACTTGCAGAAGGTTGAGCAAAAGAAGGGCAAGAAGCTTACAGAGCGTGAGAAGAAGACAAAAGCCCTAATGGAGCGCCGAAAGCCACTCAACATCGACCACCTCAACCAAGAGAAGCTGACTGAGAAGGCCCGGGATCTCTGGCAGTGGCTGCAGCAGCTCCATGCTGAGAAGTTTGACCTGGCCGAGAAACTTAAGAGGCAGAAGTATGATGTCAATGTGCTGCGCAACAGAGTCAATGATCATCAGAGGTACAGCAAGACAAACAAGACCTCCAGAAAGTCCTGGAAGTAA
- the tnnt2c gene encoding troponin T2c, cardiac isoform X3: MSDTEEIVEEYEEEEEEEENEEEEEKGEDAEEPEEDSKPKPKMFLPNMAPPKLPDGEKVDFDDLHRKRLEKDYNELQSLIETHFTSRQKEEDELVALKTRIERRRADRAEQQRIRTERERERQARLAEERARREEEAAKLRAEEDAKKKKLLTNKGYGGYLQKVEQKKGKKLTEREKKTKALMERRKPLNIDHLNQEKLTEKARDLWQWLQQLHAEKFDLAEKLKRQKYDVNVLRNRVNDHQRYSKTNKTSRKSWK; the protein is encoded by the exons ATGTCTGACACTGAGGAGATTGTGGAGGAGTacgaggaggaagaagaagaagaggagaaT gaggaagaagaagaaaagggGGAGGATGCGGAGGAACCAGAAGAAGACTCCAAGCCTAAGCCCAAGATGTTTCTCCCAAACATGGCCCCCCCAAAGCTGCCTGATGGCGAAAAAGTGGATTTTGATGACCTTCATCGCAAGCGTCTTGAGAAGGACTACAATGAACTGCAGAGCCTTATCGAGACCCATTTTACCAGTAGACAGAAGGAGGAAGATGAGCTGGTGGCGCTGAAAACCCGTATCGAGCGGCGCCGTGCAGATCGTGCTGAGCAACAGCGTATCCGAACTGAACGCGAACGTGAAAGGCAGGCTCGTCTGGCTGAGGAAAGAGCGAGACGTGAAGAAGAGGCAGCCAAACTCAGAGCCGAGGAGGATGCCAAGAAGAAGAAACTCCTTACCAACAAAGGATATGGGGGCTACTTGCAGAAGGTTGAGCAAAAGAAGGGCAAGAAGCTTACAGAGCGTGAGAAGAAGACAAAAGCCCTAATGGAGCGCCGAAAGCCACTCAACATCGACCACCTCAACCAAGAGAAGCTGACTGAGAAGGCCCGGGATCTCTGGCAGTGGCTGCAGCAGCTCCATGCTGAGAAGTTTGACCTGGCCGAGAAACTTAAGAGGCAGAAGTATGATGTCAATGTGCTGCGCAACAGAGTCAATGATCATCAGAGGTACAGCAAGACAAACAAGACCTCCAGAAAGTCCTGGAAGTAA
- the tnnt2c gene encoding troponin T2c, cardiac isoform X2: MSDTEEIVEEYEEEEEEEENVEEEEEEKGEDAEEPEEDSKPKPKMFLPNMAPPKLPDGEKVDFDDLHRKRLEKDYNELQSLIETHFTSRQKEEDELVALKTRIERRRADRAEQQRIRTERERERQARLAEERARREEEAAKLRAEEDAKKKKLLTNKGYGGYLQKVEQKKGKKLTEREKKTKALMERRKPLNIDHLNQEKLTEKARDLWQWLQQLHAEKFDLAEKLKRQKYDVNVLRNRVNDHQRYSKTNKTSRKSWK; this comes from the exons ATGTCTGACACTGAGGAGATTGTGGAGGAGTacgaggaggaagaagaagaagaggagaaTGTAGAGGAA gaagaagaagaaaagggGGAGGATGCGGAGGAACCAGAAGAAGACTCCAAGCCTAAGCCCAAGATGTTTCTCCCAAACATGGCCCCCCCAAAGCTGCCTGATGGCGAAAAAGTGGATTTTGATGACCTTCATCGCAAGCGTCTTGAGAAGGACTACAATGAACTGCAGAGCCTTATCGAGACCCATTTTACCAGTAGACAGAAGGAGGAAGATGAGCTGGTGGCGCTGAAAACCCGTATCGAGCGGCGCCGTGCAGATCGTGCTGAGCAACAGCGTATCCGAACTGAACGCGAACGTGAAAGGCAGGCTCGTCTGGCTGAGGAAAGAGCGAGACGTGAAGAAGAGGCAGCCAAACTCAGAGCCGAGGAGGATGCCAAGAAGAAGAAACTCCTTACCAACAAAGGATATGGGGGCTACTTGCAGAAGGTTGAGCAAAAGAAGGGCAAGAAGCTTACAGAGCGTGAGAAGAAGACAAAAGCCCTAATGGAGCGCCGAAAGCCACTCAACATCGACCACCTCAACCAAGAGAAGCTGACTGAGAAGGCCCGGGATCTCTGGCAGTGGCTGCAGCAGCTCCATGCTGAGAAGTTTGACCTGGCCGAGAAACTTAAGAGGCAGAAGTATGATGTCAATGTGCTGCGCAACAGAGTCAATGATCATCAGAGGTACAGCAAGACAAACAAGACCTCCAGAAAGTCCTGGAAGTAA
- the tnnt2c gene encoding troponin T2c, cardiac isoform X4, translated as MSDTEEIVEEYEEEEEEEENGEDAEEPEEDSKPKPKMFLPNMAPPKLPDGEKVDFDDLHRKRLEKDYNELQSLIETHFTSRQKEEDELVALKTRIERRRADRAEQQRIRTERERERQARLAEERARREEEAAKLRAEEDAKKKKLLTNKGYGGYLQKVEQKKGKKLTEREKKTKALMERRKPLNIDHLNQEKLTEKARDLWQWLQQLHAEKFDLAEKLKRQKYDVNVLRNRVNDHQRYSKTNKTSRKSWK; from the exons ATGTCTGACACTGAGGAGATTGTGGAGGAGTacgaggaggaagaagaagaagaggagaaT ggGGAGGATGCGGAGGAACCAGAAGAAGACTCCAAGCCTAAGCCCAAGATGTTTCTCCCAAACATGGCCCCCCCAAAGCTGCCTGATGGCGAAAAAGTGGATTTTGATGACCTTCATCGCAAGCGTCTTGAGAAGGACTACAATGAACTGCAGAGCCTTATCGAGACCCATTTTACCAGTAGACAGAAGGAGGAAGATGAGCTGGTGGCGCTGAAAACCCGTATCGAGCGGCGCCGTGCAGATCGTGCTGAGCAACAGCGTATCCGAACTGAACGCGAACGTGAAAGGCAGGCTCGTCTGGCTGAGGAAAGAGCGAGACGTGAAGAAGAGGCAGCCAAACTCAGAGCCGAGGAGGATGCCAAGAAGAAGAAACTCCTTACCAACAAAGGATATGGGGGCTACTTGCAGAAGGTTGAGCAAAAGAAGGGCAAGAAGCTTACAGAGCGTGAGAAGAAGACAAAAGCCCTAATGGAGCGCCGAAAGCCACTCAACATCGACCACCTCAACCAAGAGAAGCTGACTGAGAAGGCCCGGGATCTCTGGCAGTGGCTGCAGCAGCTCCATGCTGAGAAGTTTGACCTGGCCGAGAAACTTAAGAGGCAGAAGTATGATGTCAATGTGCTGCGCAACAGAGTCAATGATCATCAGAGGTACAGCAAGACAAACAAGACCTCCAGAAAGTCCTGGAAGTAA
- the tnnt2c gene encoding troponin T2c, cardiac isoform X6 — protein MSDTEEIVEEYEEEEEEEENVEEEPEEDSKPKPKMFLPNMAPPKLPDGEKVDFDDLHRKRLEKDYNELQSLIETHFTSRQKEEDELVALKTRIERRRADRAEQQRIRTERERERQARLAEERARREEEAAKLRAEEDAKKKKLLTNKGYGGYLQKVEQKKGKKLTEREKKTKALMERRKPLNIDHLNQEKLTEKARDLWQWLQQLHAEKFDLAEKLKRQKYDVNVLRNRVNDHQRYSKTNKTSRKSWK, from the exons ATGTCTGACACTGAGGAGATTGTGGAGGAGTacgaggaggaagaagaagaagaggagaaTGTAGAGGAA GAACCAGAAGAAGACTCCAAGCCTAAGCCCAAGATGTTTCTCCCAAACATGGCCCCCCCAAAGCTGCCTGATGGCGAAAAAGTGGATTTTGATGACCTTCATCGCAAGCGTCTTGAGAAGGACTACAATGAACTGCAGAGCCTTATCGAGACCCATTTTACCAGTAGACAGAAGGAGGAAGATGAGCTGGTGGCGCTGAAAACCCGTATCGAGCGGCGCCGTGCAGATCGTGCTGAGCAACAGCGTATCCGAACTGAACGCGAACGTGAAAGGCAGGCTCGTCTGGCTGAGGAAAGAGCGAGACGTGAAGAAGAGGCAGCCAAACTCAGAGCCGAGGAGGATGCCAAGAAGAAGAAACTCCTTACCAACAAAGGATATGGGGGCTACTTGCAGAAGGTTGAGCAAAAGAAGGGCAAGAAGCTTACAGAGCGTGAGAAGAAGACAAAAGCCCTAATGGAGCGCCGAAAGCCACTCAACATCGACCACCTCAACCAAGAGAAGCTGACTGAGAAGGCCCGGGATCTCTGGCAGTGGCTGCAGCAGCTCCATGCTGAGAAGTTTGACCTGGCCGAGAAACTTAAGAGGCAGAAGTATGATGTCAATGTGCTGCGCAACAGAGTCAATGATCATCAGAGGTACAGCAAGACAAACAAGACCTCCAGAAAGTCCTGGAAGTAA
- the tnnt2c gene encoding troponin T2c, cardiac isoform X7, which produces MSDTEEIEEEEEEEEKGEDAEEPEEDSKPKPKMFLPNMAPPKLPDGEKVDFDDLHRKRLEKDYNELQSLIETHFTSRQKEEDELVALKTRIERRRADRAEQQRIRTERERERQARLAEERARREEEAAKLRAEEDAKKKKLLTNKGYGGYLQKVEQKKGKKLTEREKKTKALMERRKPLNIDHLNQEKLTEKARDLWQWLQQLHAEKFDLAEKLKRQKYDVNVLRNRVNDHQRYSKTNKTSRKSWK; this is translated from the exons ATGTCTGACACTGAGGAGATT gaagaagaggaggaagaagaagaaaagggGGAGGATGCGGAGGAACCAGAAGAAGACTCCAAGCCTAAGCCCAAGATGTTTCTCCCAAACATGGCCCCCCCAAAGCTGCCTGATGGCGAAAAAGTGGATTTTGATGACCTTCATCGCAAGCGTCTTGAGAAGGACTACAATGAACTGCAGAGCCTTATCGAGACCCATTTTACCAGTAGACAGAAGGAGGAAGATGAGCTGGTGGCGCTGAAAACCCGTATCGAGCGGCGCCGTGCAGATCGTGCTGAGCAACAGCGTATCCGAACTGAACGCGAACGTGAAAGGCAGGCTCGTCTGGCTGAGGAAAGAGCGAGACGTGAAGAAGAGGCAGCCAAACTCAGAGCCGAGGAGGATGCCAAGAAGAAGAAACTCCTTACCAACAAAGGATATGGGGGCTACTTGCAGAAGGTTGAGCAAAAGAAGGGCAAGAAGCTTACAGAGCGTGAGAAGAAGACAAAAGCCCTAATGGAGCGCCGAAAGCCACTCAACATCGACCACCTCAACCAAGAGAAGCTGACTGAGAAGGCCCGGGATCTCTGGCAGTGGCTGCAGCAGCTCCATGCTGAGAAGTTTGACCTGGCCGAGAAACTTAAGAGGCAGAAGTATGATGTCAATGTGCTGCGCAACAGAGTCAATGATCATCAGAGGTACAGCAAGACAAACAAGACCTCCAGAAAGTCCTGGAAGTAA
- the si:dkey-222f8.3 gene encoding poly(U)-specific endoribonuclease-C-like — protein MATRPTVDNELSAILNELWKLDVNRLKPGIDYAINLQGKADYVAKGNNSAKDKASTPLFTFVNEDKLKSIPTYNCFMNLLNNYEISTNDVETVTREELEENNLFLDAILKTQVMKRAHKYLISKGQASSNEAQFKVQLCNIWFKLYERGKTRGENSCGFEHVFVGEIKKGKEIMGLHNWVQFYLQEKLKVVDYRGYNSKDMPDVNDHVINLQFSWKSLVKPLGSSFIGVSPEFEVALFTIIFLTSNNPTISTVVKVQKYLLEIVVCRLEHSIGTSYPKLLSSNNRDL, from the exons ATGGCAACACG TCCAACTGTTGACAATGAGCTTTCAGCAATCCTGAACGAGTTGTGGAAGCTGGATGTGAATCGCCTGAAACCTGGAATAGACTACGCTATCAATCTACAG GGGAAAGCTGATTATGTGGCAAAAGGCAATAATTCTGCTAAAGACAAAGCTAGTACTCCTTTGTTCACTTTTGTCAATGAGGACAAGCTGAAAAGCATTCCAACGTACAACT GCTTTATGAATCTCCTAAACAACTATGAGATATCTACAAACGATGTAGAAACAGTAACCAGAGAAGAGTTGGAGGAGAATAACCTCTTTCTTGATGCAATTTTAAAAACTCAGGTCATGAAG CGTGCTCATAAGTATCTAATCAGTAAAGGACAAGCCTCATCTAATGaagctcagtttaaagtgcAACTCTGTAACATCTGGTTCAAGCTCTATGAAAGAGGCAAAACTAGAGG TGAGAACTCATGTGGGTTCGAGCATGTGTTTGTTGGTGAGATCAAGAAAGGAAAAGAGATCATGGGCCTTCATAACTGGGTTCAGTTCTACCTGCAGGAGAAGCTGAAAGTTGTAGACTACAGGGGCTACAATTCCAAAGACATG ccggATGTGAACGATCATGTCATAAACCTGCAGTTCAGCTGGAAAAGTTTGGTAAAGCCACTAGGCAGTTCCTTCATTGGCGTCAGCCCTGAGTTTGAGGTGGCACTCTTCACCATTATCTTCCTCACAAGTAACAACCCTACCATCAGTACTGTGGTCAAAGTGCAAAAGTACTTGTTGGAGATTGTGGTGTGTCGTCTTGAACACTCGATTGGAACATCCTACCCGAAATTACTGAGCAGCAATAACAGAGATTTGTAA
- the tnnt2c gene encoding troponin T2c, cardiac isoform X11, with translation MSDTEEIDAEEPEEDSKPKPKMFLPNMAPPKLPDGEKVDFDDLHRKRLEKDYNELQSLIETHFTSRQKEEDELVALKTRIERRRADRAEQQRIRTERERERQARLAEERARREEEAAKLRAEEDAKKKKLLTNKGYGGYLQKVEQKKGKKLTEREKKTKALMERRKPLNIDHLNQEKLTEKARDLWQWLQQLHAEKFDLAEKLKRQKYDVNVLRNRVNDHQRYSKTNKTSRKSWK, from the exons ATGTCTGACACTGAGGAGATT GATGCGGAGGAACCAGAAGAAGACTCCAAGCCTAAGCCCAAGATGTTTCTCCCAAACATGGCCCCCCCAAAGCTGCCTGATGGCGAAAAAGTGGATTTTGATGACCTTCATCGCAAGCGTCTTGAGAAGGACTACAATGAACTGCAGAGCCTTATCGAGACCCATTTTACCAGTAGACAGAAGGAGGAAGATGAGCTGGTGGCGCTGAAAACCCGTATCGAGCGGCGCCGTGCAGATCGTGCTGAGCAACAGCGTATCCGAACTGAACGCGAACGTGAAAGGCAGGCTCGTCTGGCTGAGGAAAGAGCGAGACGTGAAGAAGAGGCAGCCAAACTCAGAGCCGAGGAGGATGCCAAGAAGAAGAAACTCCTTACCAACAAAGGATATGGGGGCTACTTGCAGAAGGTTGAGCAAAAGAAGGGCAAGAAGCTTACAGAGCGTGAGAAGAAGACAAAAGCCCTAATGGAGCGCCGAAAGCCACTCAACATCGACCACCTCAACCAAGAGAAGCTGACTGAGAAGGCCCGGGATCTCTGGCAGTGGCTGCAGCAGCTCCATGCTGAGAAGTTTGACCTGGCCGAGAAACTTAAGAGGCAGAAGTATGATGTCAATGTGCTGCGCAACAGAGTCAATGATCATCAGAGGTACAGCAAGACAAACAAGACCTCCAGAAAGTCCTGGAAGTAA
- the tnnt2c gene encoding troponin T2c, cardiac isoform X5 yields MSDTEEIVEEYEEEEEEEENDAEEPEEDSKPKPKMFLPNMAPPKLPDGEKVDFDDLHRKRLEKDYNELQSLIETHFTSRQKEEDELVALKTRIERRRADRAEQQRIRTERERERQARLAEERARREEEAAKLRAEEDAKKKKLLTNKGYGGYLQKVEQKKGKKLTEREKKTKALMERRKPLNIDHLNQEKLTEKARDLWQWLQQLHAEKFDLAEKLKRQKYDVNVLRNRVNDHQRYSKTNKTSRKSWK; encoded by the exons ATGTCTGACACTGAGGAGATTGTGGAGGAGTacgaggaggaagaagaagaagaggagaaT GATGCGGAGGAACCAGAAGAAGACTCCAAGCCTAAGCCCAAGATGTTTCTCCCAAACATGGCCCCCCCAAAGCTGCCTGATGGCGAAAAAGTGGATTTTGATGACCTTCATCGCAAGCGTCTTGAGAAGGACTACAATGAACTGCAGAGCCTTATCGAGACCCATTTTACCAGTAGACAGAAGGAGGAAGATGAGCTGGTGGCGCTGAAAACCCGTATCGAGCGGCGCCGTGCAGATCGTGCTGAGCAACAGCGTATCCGAACTGAACGCGAACGTGAAAGGCAGGCTCGTCTGGCTGAGGAAAGAGCGAGACGTGAAGAAGAGGCAGCCAAACTCAGAGCCGAGGAGGATGCCAAGAAGAAGAAACTCCTTACCAACAAAGGATATGGGGGCTACTTGCAGAAGGTTGAGCAAAAGAAGGGCAAGAAGCTTACAGAGCGTGAGAAGAAGACAAAAGCCCTAATGGAGCGCCGAAAGCCACTCAACATCGACCACCTCAACCAAGAGAAGCTGACTGAGAAGGCCCGGGATCTCTGGCAGTGGCTGCAGCAGCTCCATGCTGAGAAGTTTGACCTGGCCGAGAAACTTAAGAGGCAGAAGTATGATGTCAATGTGCTGCGCAACAGAGTCAATGATCATCAGAGGTACAGCAAGACAAACAAGACCTCCAGAAAGTCCTGGAAGTAA
- the tnnt2c gene encoding troponin T2c, cardiac isoform X10, with translation MSDTEEIEEEEKGEDAEEPEEDSKPKPKMFLPNMAPPKLPDGEKVDFDDLHRKRLEKDYNELQSLIETHFTSRQKEEDELVALKTRIERRRADRAEQQRIRTERERERQARLAEERARREEEAAKLRAEEDAKKKKLLTNKGYGGYLQKVEQKKGKKLTEREKKTKALMERRKPLNIDHLNQEKLTEKARDLWQWLQQLHAEKFDLAEKLKRQKYDVNVLRNRVNDHQRYSKTNKTSRKSWK, from the exons ATGTCTGACACTGAGGAGATT gaagaagaagaaaagggGGAGGATGCGGAGGAACCAGAAGAAGACTCCAAGCCTAAGCCCAAGATGTTTCTCCCAAACATGGCCCCCCCAAAGCTGCCTGATGGCGAAAAAGTGGATTTTGATGACCTTCATCGCAAGCGTCTTGAGAAGGACTACAATGAACTGCAGAGCCTTATCGAGACCCATTTTACCAGTAGACAGAAGGAGGAAGATGAGCTGGTGGCGCTGAAAACCCGTATCGAGCGGCGCCGTGCAGATCGTGCTGAGCAACAGCGTATCCGAACTGAACGCGAACGTGAAAGGCAGGCTCGTCTGGCTGAGGAAAGAGCGAGACGTGAAGAAGAGGCAGCCAAACTCAGAGCCGAGGAGGATGCCAAGAAGAAGAAACTCCTTACCAACAAAGGATATGGGGGCTACTTGCAGAAGGTTGAGCAAAAGAAGGGCAAGAAGCTTACAGAGCGTGAGAAGAAGACAAAAGCCCTAATGGAGCGCCGAAAGCCACTCAACATCGACCACCTCAACCAAGAGAAGCTGACTGAGAAGGCCCGGGATCTCTGGCAGTGGCTGCAGCAGCTCCATGCTGAGAAGTTTGACCTGGCCGAGAAACTTAAGAGGCAGAAGTATGATGTCAATGTGCTGCGCAACAGAGTCAATGATCATCAGAGGTACAGCAAGACAAACAAGACCTCCAGAAAGTCCTGGAAGTAA